DNA sequence from the Sulfurimonas sp. HSL3-7 genome:
GGCAAACTCTTTATTGGTGTTGATCGCTTTCAGAAGCGCTTCTCTTGAAATAACAATGATCTCTTTTAAAAGGTTGAACTTTTTCATTTTGTAGGTATCCGATAATTTTTGATTTTGAATTTTAGCACCACTATATTAAAAGAGATTCTTAAGCTGTGTAAACTAAGTTCTACGTAAACAAACTTTATAGTTAGTTAGGGTATAATCCGCGAAATTTTCGCCTCAAAATGGCATATGATGAAGGACGATTCATGGCATTGAATGTTTACTATGACAAAGATTGTAATATCGATATTATTAAGGGCAAAACGGTTGCAATGATCGGTTTTGGTTCACAAGGGCACGCACACGCGGAAAACCTTCGTGACAGTGGTGTAGAAGTTGTCGTTGGTCTTCGCAAAGGCGGTTCAAGCTGGGCTAAAGCTGAAGCAAAAAATTTCAAAGTTATGACAGTAGCAGAAGCTTCTGCGGCTGCTGATGTAGTCATGATCCTTCTTCCTGATGAAAACCAGTCTGAGATCTATGCAAATGAGATCGAGCCAAACCTTAAAGAGGGCGCTACAATCGCTTTCGGTCACGGTTTCAACATTCACTACGGTCGCATCATCCCAAGAGCGGACATCAATGTCACAATGATCGCGCCAAAAGCTCCAGGTCACACGGTACGTTCTGAGTTTGTTCGTGGCGGCGGTATCCCTGACCTTATCGCTATCGGTCAGGATCCAAGCGGTACGACTAAAGAGCTGGCACTTTCTTATGCATCTGCAATCGGTGGCGGTCGTACAGCGATTATCGAAACAACGTTCAAAGATGAGACGGAGACGGATCTTTTCGGTGAGCAAGCTGTTCTTTGTGGTGGTGCTTCAGCGCTGGTACAAGCCGGTTTCGAAACATTGACAGAAGCAGGTTATGCTCCTGAAATGGCATACTTCGAGTGTCTGCACGAACTTAAACTTATCGTTGACCTTATGTTCGAGGGCGGTATCGCTGACATGCGTTACTCAATCTCTAATACAGCTGAATACGGTGACTATGTTTCCGGTAAACGTGTTATCAACGACGAATCAAAAGCGGCAATGAAAGAGATCCTTAAAGAGATCCAAGACGGCCGTTTTGCAAAAGATTTTATCCTTGAAGGTCAAGCAGGTTACCCGCGTATGAACGCTGAGCGCACCAATGCACGTGCTTCTTTGATTGAGCAGACTGGTGTTAAGCTTCGTGAGATGATGCCATGGATCTCTGCAAACAAAATTGTAGACACTTCTAAAAACTAAAATAGCGGCGCACTTGCTGCGTTGCTTCCTTCGTTGCGTACCGATGTACGCTTCCTCACTCAGACCCTTGCAATTACACCACTCTTTCAGTTTTTATACAAAGCTGTTTTAACATCGCTTTACTCGTTAAAGACGGGTAATATATTGTTCATAGCTCGTAGCTCGTAGCTCGATTGACTACGGTTTCGTATGAAAACGTTCTTCCCGTTTGAGCTTTTGGTGGTGGACTGAACGCCACCATAAGTAACGGACGAGGTAATATCCGCTTATTGATAAAACGACCGCGGTAAAAAGTGCACCAAGATACATCGGGACGACGATCTCCATCAATTTGGACAAAAAGTCGGTGGTGAACCAATCCATCGTAAAGAGCTCGACCATAAAGTCAAGGTCCTGGTTGATCGGACTAAGTGTCAAAAGATCACCAATAATGAGTTCGCCGTAGAAGATAAAGGGCATCGTAATAGGGTTGGTGATCCAGACCAGACTGACACCGATCGGTACGTTGAACTTTATGAAAGGGATCATCAGGACAACGGCCAGCATCTGCATCGGCATGGGGATAAAGGCAAAAAAAATGCCGATCAAAACAGCCTTCGAGACAGAGTTGCGGTTGACACTAAGGTACTCTCTTGGAATATGGTATTTGTCAATGATAGCATCAAGTTTGCTGTTGCTGTTTCGTTTTTTAAAGACTTTTCGGATCATAAAGGTAATTATACTTATCTTCTATCAAACTTCTCTAATATTGCTGCAGAAATTGAACGCATTGCTCTTTTGTGTGACATGGTGTCATATTAAACCGCATCTAACTCTTTCTTGACTAGAATTTAGGATCTAAAAAAGACGGGCAGCAATGGCAGCGACAAGAAAAGCGGTATCGAAAAAATCAGGTAAAAAAACGTCACCGAAAAATCGGTTTGACCTGCAAAAATTCCTCCACTACTTTTACTGGGTACTGGCAATTGTCTCTGCCTTGGGTGCTGCCGGTGTTGTCGGTTTTTATGCCGGATACAATCAGGCGAGGGATGAATCCGTCTGTGTGATAACCAAACACAAAAAAGAGACTATACAACTTCGAAAAGAGCTGCAGGAACTTTCAAATCAGACGGCCAAACACGAGTATGATGCCGCATCAAAACCGCCTAACGGCCTGAAGAAGAGTGTCGAGAAAGTTGCCGGTCAAAAAGGAAAGCTCGCCATCATTTTTGACGATGTCTCTTTTTCGGGGGATGTCAAACAGATCAAGGCACTCGGCATCCCTGTGACAATGTCTTTTTTACCGCCCACATCGGGACATCCGAATTCTGCCAGACTGGCTTCAAAAGAGCCTTACTATATGGTGCACCTTCCGATGGAAGCGATGAATTTCCATGCACCTGAAAAATCAACCCTGCTGACGACTGACTCGAAGGCGAAGATTGTAGAACGGATACAAAAGCTTAAAAAGCTTTTTCCGAATGTTGAATATATCAACAACCACACCGGCAGCAAGTTTACCTCCGATGAAAGCGCGATGAACAAGCTGATCTTTGCTTTGCGGCTTGAGAAGGTCGGTTTTATCGATTCGCGCACTACGGCAGAGAGTAAAGCCAAAAAGGTGATGGCACGGTACAAGATGCCCTATATTGCCCGTGATATCTTCTTGGACCATGACGACGACGTTGAAACGATCAAGTCGCAGATCAAAAAGGCCGTTCGCATTGCAAAAAAATACGGTAAATGTGTTGCTATCTGCCACCCGCACAAATCCACACTTCAGGCACTGCAAGAGTCAAAGCTACTTTTTGACGATGTCGAGCTTGTGCGTATCGATAAGTTGACGAGACGATG
Encoded proteins:
- a CDS encoding DUF2062 domain-containing protein yields the protein MIRKVFKKRNSNSKLDAIIDKYHIPREYLSVNRNSVSKAVLIGIFFAFIPMPMQMLAVVLMIPFIKFNVPIGVSLVWITNPITMPFIFYGELIIGDLLTLSPINQDLDFMVELFTMDWFTTDFLSKLMEIVVPMYLGALFTAVVLSISGYYLVRYLWWRSVHHQKLKREERFHTKP
- the ilvC gene encoding ketol-acid reductoisomerase, with the translated sequence MALNVYYDKDCNIDIIKGKTVAMIGFGSQGHAHAENLRDSGVEVVVGLRKGGSSWAKAEAKNFKVMTVAEASAAADVVMILLPDENQSEIYANEIEPNLKEGATIAFGHGFNIHYGRIIPRADINVTMIAPKAPGHTVRSEFVRGGGIPDLIAIGQDPSGTTKELALSYASAIGGGRTAIIETTFKDETETDLFGEQAVLCGGASALVQAGFETLTEAGYAPEMAYFECLHELKLIVDLMFEGGIADMRYSISNTAEYGDYVSGKRVINDESKAAMKEILKEIQDGRFAKDFILEGQAGYPRMNAERTNARASLIEQTGVKLREMMPWISANKIVDTSKN
- a CDS encoding divergent polysaccharide deacetylase family protein; translated protein: MAATRKAVSKKSGKKTSPKNRFDLQKFLHYFYWVLAIVSALGAAGVVGFYAGYNQARDESVCVITKHKKETIQLRKELQELSNQTAKHEYDAASKPPNGLKKSVEKVAGQKGKLAIIFDDVSFSGDVKQIKALGIPVTMSFLPPTSGHPNSARLASKEPYYMVHLPMEAMNFHAPEKSTLLTTDSKAKIVERIQKLKKLFPNVEYINNHTGSKFTSDESAMNKLIFALRLEKVGFIDSRTTAESKAKKVMARYKMPYIARDIFLDHDDDVETIKSQIKKAVRIAKKYGKCVAICHPHKSTLQALQESKLLFDDVELVRIDKLTRR